The Nicotiana tabacum cultivar K326 chromosome 14, ASM71507v2, whole genome shotgun sequence genome contains a region encoding:
- the LOC142169102 gene encoding uncharacterized protein LOC142169102 — METEDVIHGATSANATGTSNPVNATTGGSVFPTIDHNHPLYLQPTDTPGSSLIFLQLVGSENYALWSRAMRIGLLGKSKLGFVDGRYPKSRFSLELHDMLEKVNVVVLSWIMNVVRPGLLSSVLYASSAHKVLEDLRERFDKVNGSRV, encoded by the coding sequence ATGGAAACTGAAGATGTAATTCATGGCGCAACCTCTGCAAATGCTACTGGAACTTCAAATCCAGTGAATGCTACAACTGGAGGAAGTGTCTTCCCTACAATTGATCATAATCACCCCTTGTACTTGCAGCCAACCGACACACCAGGTAGTTCTCTGATCTTTCTTCAACTTGTTGGATCTGAAAACTATGCATTGTGGAGTCGTGCTATGCGAATTGGTCTGCTAGGGAAAAGCAAGCTAGGGTTTGTAGATGGTCGATATCCTAAATCTAGATTTTCACTTGAACTACACGATATGTTGGAAAAGGTAAATGTTGTTGTCCTTTCATGGATTATGAATGTTGTTAGACCTGGTTTACTAAGCAGTGTGTTGTATGCATCGAGTGCACATAAGGTCTTGGAGGATTTGAGAGAGAGGTTTGATAAGGTGAATGGCTCGAGGGTGTAG